The following nucleotide sequence is from Candidatus Eisenbacteria bacterium.
GCCGATATTCTCCGATTCTCTACTCTCGGTTCCGCACCGGTTGACGCTCGCGTTGCACTCGGACCCCGGGTGACACCCTCTTCGAACTTGCGCTCCAGTATCGGCGTAACTTCAATCTCGTCAATGCGGACGGAGTTTCAGGATGCATACCTGATAAGATGGCCGATCTTATTATTCCCTTCATCGGTGATGCACAGTCTGCTATCATAGAGCCGATTTCAATGCGTGGGCCACGAAGGGAAACAGCCAACGATCTCAGGTCGGACCAGATTTGTGGAAGGGACAGGTGGCTCGCGAAGAGAGAGCAACTCGGAGGTTCCTTGGCATGAAGAATGAGACTTTTACTGGTGACCTTCTGGTACATGAAAAGGTCATCAACGAGGAAGAGCAGGATAGGATCCTCGCTGAGCAGGGGGGGAATGGTAACTCTTGTCTGCCAAGGCGCCGGTTCGGTGACATTGTGCGCAAGTACCTTAAACCAGGAGACAAAGACCGGGTAATACAACTTCTCACCCAACTCCATGGCGCTCTTCGAGACCAGAACGAGGATATTACTGAGCTATTTGAAGAGATTCATTCGGGACGGGCACTTCTGTTTGTGGGTGCGGGCTTCAGTCTCCCTCGCCGAAAAGATGGCCGCAATGAGGGTCTCACTTCTAAGGAACTCGTTCGCCGCCTAGTCGCCGCGGTTCCTTGTAGGGATCGCGCAAAACTCTCCGGCCTTTCCCTTCCTGCTGTAGCGAAATATATTGAGCGGATGCATTATGACGTTTCAATCGGCCGGGTCATCATGAGGGCCTGTAGGGACCTACTCCCGCACGATCCGCTCCCACAACATGGTCTCCTCGCCCGGCTCAATCCCTTTCGCTTTGTCATCACTACGAACTGGGACAGACTAATCGAAAAAGCCTATCAAAATCCGTCTGGGAGGAGTAGTTCTCTCGCGGTGGTGCGGCGCGACAAAGAGCTGCAACGAATCGACCTCGAGAAAACTACTCTCCTGAAGCTCCACGGGGATTTCGAGAGAGAGGATTTCCATCCGAGCTATCCCCCGCTAGTGACACTGGAGGAATGTATCGGACACAGGGTGAGAAACCCGGTTCTGTACAGCCTGCTCAGCGCCCTTTTTGCCACGCACCACATCGTGATCGTGGGATTCAGGCCCGACGATCATAACTTCTCTGATCTCTGCCTACGCCTCACACATCAACTCAAAGGCCAGCTTGGACGCATCTTCATTGTAGATCCGGGAAACGAAGTCTTGCACCGCGCTGGGCCGATCGACGTCGTGCATATCAAACTCAGCGCTTGCGACTTCTTTCGCTACCTAGAGAAGTTCATTGCCGCAATGGGTGGCAGGATGGGCCTCTCCTCAGTTCCACCTGGAGGGCAGGAAATGGGGGACACGGGGGATAGTTCTCCGCATCGCTTCTGGTCGCCGAATCTGTGCACCCATGCCCGCAAGATTCGTGAGGCATTGCGTCTCCGTCATGTGGAGGTGGTGCGGAGTCCAGGGCGGGGAGGCGTCGAAGCCGCGAAGGTGTCTGTTGGAAGGCATGCGGCTCACCTTCTGGGTGATTGGGCGCAGCCTGGAGACTCTATTGCTCTGGGAGGAGGG
It contains:
- a CDS encoding SIR2 family protein, with the translated sequence MKNETFTGDLLVHEKVINEEEQDRILAEQGGNGNSCLPRRRFGDIVRKYLKPGDKDRVIQLLTQLHGALRDQNEDITELFEEIHSGRALLFVGAGFSLPRRKDGRNEGLTSKELVRRLVAAVPCRDRAKLSGLSLPAVAKYIERMHYDVSIGRVIMRACRDLLPHDPLPQHGLLARLNPFRFVITTNWDRLIEKAYQNPSGRSSSLAVVRRDKELQRIDLEKTTLLKLHGDFEREDFHPSYPPLVTLEECIGHRVRNPVLYSLLSALFATHHIVIVGFRPDDHNFSDLCLRLTHQLKGQLGRIFIVDPGNEVLHRAGPIDVVHIKLSACDFFRYLEKFIAAMGGRMGLSSVPPGGQEMGDTGDSSPHRFWSPNLCTHARKIREALRLRHVEVVRSPGRGGVEAAKVSVGRHAAHLLGDWAQPGDSIALGGGVTLKALVDAVRPEWENFQNVNLFATVTPAFESFSVLAPITLVSLLAERLHAQKVTASAFQLPQRMADVLVNPEERHHEHVEWDPACQQCRIIEDSLAQYLKRVSQCRIFFLGVGSMELEHGGFQEVCNRCAELAEGEGSERGVSNLGDHYRSILREQGYVGDVMYRPFRKIESTPEEGKEFESYFLSASDAKKEKEEKRRTFMRRLYSHVFPIPLEVIRLAAGEDTRQVVLVASGMEKAWPVLSLCHAGLAGALVIDSTLAEEMITLI